One genomic segment of Geoalkalibacter ferrihydriticus DSM 17813 includes these proteins:
- a CDS encoding complex I subunit 5 family protein, with amino-acid sequence MSLLLGEPWSAWAIVTPMFAATAAFLLPRQAARVGLAAALVVPLMVAAVVLQVHTLGSQSHVVGGWEPPLGIALRTDGLSLMLLVATALVGLVVSLYALGYFAGGVHEPQKRRYFWPLWMFLWGACNALAVSGDLFNLYVTLEMVTLASVALTAMGGGIAALSAAMRYLLSGLVGSLAYLLGVALLYGAYGTVDLALLGQVVSDDGLGRAALALMVSGLLLKTALFPLHFWLPPAHSMAPAPVSALLSALVVKTSYLILLRLWFEVFPAVVTPAMGQLLGGLGAAAILWGSLMALRQERLKLLVAYSTVAQLGYLFLVFPLAQGEATATAWAGVVFFVLAHACGKAAMFLVAGTIYHTAGHDRIAYLAGAGGPLGVQVVVFALAAVTIIGLPPSGGFMAKWMLLNAAIVSGQWWYLVVMALGSLLAGAYVLRVLSWAFLDVQRTFYPTLAWTLRWPPLALALVALLLGLVAFMPVHLALIDAPTAGPVLLEVRP; translated from the coding sequence ATGAGCCTGTTGCTCGGCGAGCCCTGGAGCGCCTGGGCGATTGTGACCCCTATGTTTGCGGCCACAGCTGCGTTCCTGCTGCCGCGCCAGGCGGCCCGCGTGGGCCTGGCTGCGGCGTTGGTGGTGCCCCTGATGGTGGCGGCCGTGGTGCTGCAGGTGCATACCCTGGGCTCCCAGTCCCATGTCGTGGGTGGTTGGGAGCCGCCGCTGGGCATCGCGTTGCGCACCGACGGTCTATCCCTCATGCTGCTGGTGGCGACCGCGCTGGTGGGACTGGTGGTCAGCCTCTATGCCCTGGGTTATTTCGCCGGAGGTGTGCATGAGCCGCAAAAACGCAGATATTTCTGGCCCCTGTGGATGTTTTTGTGGGGGGCCTGTAATGCCCTGGCGGTTTCCGGGGATCTTTTCAATCTCTATGTGACTCTGGAAATGGTGACCTTGGCGTCCGTCGCGCTCACCGCCATGGGTGGCGGTATCGCCGCCCTGAGCGCGGCCATGCGCTATCTGCTCAGTGGTCTGGTCGGTTCCCTGGCCTACCTGCTGGGAGTGGCGCTGCTCTATGGCGCCTATGGCACCGTTGACCTGGCGCTGCTCGGCCAGGTGGTCAGCGACGATGGCCTGGGGCGCGCCGCCCTGGCGCTGATGGTGAGCGGACTGCTGCTCAAAACGGCCCTCTTTCCCCTGCATTTCTGGCTGCCGCCGGCCCATTCCATGGCACCGGCGCCGGTCAGTGCCCTGCTCTCCGCGCTGGTGGTCAAGACCTCTTATCTCATTTTGCTGCGCTTGTGGTTCGAGGTTTTCCCGGCGGTGGTGACCCCGGCCATGGGCCAGCTGCTCGGCGGATTGGGCGCGGCGGCGATTCTCTGGGGGTCACTCATGGCCCTGCGCCAAGAGCGGCTTAAGCTGTTGGTGGCTTATTCCACCGTGGCGCAGTTGGGCTACCTGTTTCTGGTCTTCCCCCTTGCTCAAGGGGAGGCGACGGCGACGGCCTGGGCCGGAGTGGTGTTCTTCGTGCTCGCTCATGCCTGCGGCAAGGCGGCCATGTTTCTGGTCGCGGGTACCATCTACCATACCGCCGGCCATGACCGTATCGCCTATCTGGCCGGCGCCGGTGGGCCCCTCGGGGTCCAGGTGGTGGTATTTGCCCTGGCGGCGGTCACCATCATCGGCTTGCCGCCAAGCGGCGGCTTCATGGCCAAATGGATGCTGCTCAATGCCGCCATCGTCAGCGGCCAATGGTGGTATCTGGTGGTCATGGCGCTGGGCAGCCTGTTGGCCGGTGCCTATGTCCTGCGCGTACTGAGCTGGGCCTTTCTGGATGTGCAGCGCACCTTCTATCCGACTCTGGCCTGGACTCTGCGCTGGCCGCCCCTGGCCCTGGCCCTGGTTGCACTGCTGCTGGGCCTGGTGGCGTTCATGCCGGTGCATCTGGCCCTGATCGATGCGCCGACGGCGGGCCCGGTGCTGTTGGAGGTGCGGCCGTGA
- a CDS encoding NADH-quinone oxidoreductase subunit K, with the protein MSVSLLYAAGGLVLFCLGLNAIFVRVHLLRKILAANVMGSGVFMVFIALAARVPGEGADPVPHAMVLTGIVVAVCFTALAVALAVRIEQLSGRSRLPRKGEEGA; encoded by the coding sequence ATGAGCGTCTCGCTCCTGTATGCCGCAGGCGGTCTGGTCCTGTTTTGCCTGGGGCTTAATGCGATTTTTGTGCGCGTGCATCTGCTGCGCAAGATTCTTGCCGCCAATGTCATGGGCAGCGGGGTGTTCATGGTATTTATCGCCCTGGCGGCACGGGTTCCCGGCGAGGGGGCCGATCCGGTTCCCCATGCCATGGTGCTGACGGGCATCGTGGTGGCGGTCTGTTTTACCGCTCTGGCGGTGGCACTGGCGGTGAGAATTGAACAGCTCAGCGGCCGCTCGCGCTTGCCGCGCAAGGGCGAGGAGGGGGCATGA
- a CDS encoding hydrogenase subunit MbhD domain-containing protein codes for MSGLGMLFDVVLLATLVWLAWRLLASADLFKAVVLFIAFGLLLALAWARLGAPDVALAEAAIGAGITGALLLVALRRLGPETLGMRRHAPTIGQRLSAKTLIGLAAFVVAFILVRALALLPASASGLAPRVAQEMVQSGVAHPVTAVLLNFRGFDTLLEVAVLALAVLGIWCLSEAPVFAPAEPDSPVLLGLARILLPLLVIAGGYLLWLGSQAPGGAFQAGALLAAAVVLGLLAGFVLPRRWSGLPLRLVLTMGFVVFLGIAAAPLLLGGLLLEYPRGWAKFFILTVETLLSGSIAAVLAVAVIGGRPPEVGADYPPTPEDTSSGGAA; via the coding sequence ATGAGCGGGCTCGGCATGCTGTTTGATGTGGTGCTGCTGGCTACCCTGGTGTGGCTGGCTTGGCGGCTTCTGGCCAGCGCCGATCTGTTCAAGGCGGTGGTTTTGTTCATCGCCTTTGGTCTGTTGCTGGCCCTGGCCTGGGCGCGGCTCGGCGCCCCGGATGTCGCCCTGGCCGAGGCGGCCATCGGCGCCGGCATTACCGGTGCCCTGCTGTTGGTCGCCCTGCGTCGTCTTGGGCCCGAGACCCTGGGGATGCGGCGCCATGCGCCGACCATCGGACAGCGTCTTTCGGCAAAAACTTTGATCGGGCTCGCGGCGTTCGTTGTTGCCTTTATTCTGGTGCGGGCCTTAGCCCTGCTGCCGGCGTCGGCTTCGGGGCTTGCTCCCCGGGTCGCTCAGGAGATGGTGCAAAGCGGGGTGGCACACCCGGTGACGGCGGTGTTGCTCAATTTTCGCGGCTTTGACACCTTACTCGAGGTGGCGGTGTTGGCCTTGGCGGTGCTCGGCATCTGGTGTCTGAGTGAAGCGCCGGTTTTCGCTCCGGCGGAGCCGGACTCCCCGGTTTTGCTTGGCTTGGCGCGCATTCTCTTACCGTTGCTGGTGATCGCCGGTGGTTATCTGCTGTGGCTTGGCAGTCAAGCACCTGGGGGCGCTTTTCAGGCCGGTGCCTTGCTGGCTGCGGCTGTGGTGCTGGGGTTGCTGGCCGGATTTGTTTTGCCGCGGCGCTGGAGCGGCCTGCCGCTGCGCCTGGTGTTGACGATGGGTTTTGTGGTGTTTCTGGGGATCGCCGCGGCGCCGCTGCTGCTGGGCGGACTGCTGCTGGAATATCCGCGGGGCTGGGCCAAGTTCTTCATCCTGACGGTTGAAACTCTGCTGAGCGGATCCATCGCCGCGGTCCTTGCCGTGGCGGTGATCGGTGGCCGTCCGCCGGAGGTCGGCGCGGACTATCCACCGACCCCGGAAGATACCTCCTCAGGGGGGGCGGCATGA
- the mnhG gene encoding monovalent cation/H(+) antiporter subunit G codes for MEVRELLGAVLLLTAVPFFLAGTLGLLRFPDVFCRLHALTKADNLGLGLIVLGLMVQARSWQAAASLFLTWLLVLLAGATVAHLIARKALADGQRPWSRS; via the coding sequence ATGGAGGTTAGGGAATTGCTGGGCGCCGTGCTGTTGCTGACGGCGGTGCCCTTTTTTCTGGCCGGAACTCTCGGGCTGTTGCGTTTTCCTGATGTCTTCTGCCGCCTGCATGCCTTGACCAAGGCCGATAATCTCGGCCTGGGTCTGATTGTGCTCGGGCTCATGGTGCAGGCGCGCTCCTGGCAGGCGGCGGCGAGCCTGTTTTTGACCTGGTTGCTGGTACTGTTGGCGGGGGCGACGGTTGCCCATCTGATTGCACGCAAGGCCCTGGCCGATGGTCAGCGCCCCTGGAGCCGTTCATGA
- a CDS encoding monovalent cation/H+ antiporter complex subunit F: MAELCLGLALLLLLTIVAGLVRVLRGPTAADRMLAAQLFGTTGVAILLLLGQATGLSALWDGALIFALLAAIAAVTFVRCAWPQEAKEGETHGG; encoded by the coding sequence ATGGCTGAACTTTGTCTGGGCCTGGCTCTGTTGTTGCTGTTGACCATCGTCGCCGGACTGGTGCGGGTGCTGCGCGGGCCGACGGCTGCCGACCGCATGCTTGCCGCGCAGCTCTTCGGCACCACAGGAGTGGCTATCCTGTTGCTGCTGGGGCAGGCGACGGGGCTCTCGGCCCTGTGGGACGGGGCGCTGATTTTTGCTTTGCTGGCCGCCATAGCGGCAGTAACCTTCGTGCGCTGTGCCTGGCCCCAAGAAGCGAAAGAGGGAGAAACGCATGGAGGTTAG
- a CDS encoding Na+/H+ antiporter subunit E yields the protein MRKKKREPKNPAGGWPRALLGRLAVFALLWWVLTDGAADAWVIGAGVILLAAGVSLALRQPCAWGLSLGGVLRFVPFFCLQSVRGGIDVTRRAFSPSLPLEPLLFVYPLLLPPGTARIFLLNTVSLLPGTLSADLRGDQLVVHGLDGTLPLSRDLQRLESYVAALFGLRLGGRDG from the coding sequence GTGAGGAAAAAAAAACGGGAACCAAAAAATCCGGCCGGCGGATGGCCGCGCGCGCTGCTCGGACGGCTTGCCGTTTTTGCCCTGCTGTGGTGGGTGTTGACGGATGGAGCGGCTGACGCCTGGGTGATCGGAGCAGGGGTGATCCTGCTCGCCGCGGGGGTGTCTCTGGCGTTGCGCCAGCCTTGCGCCTGGGGGCTGAGCCTCGGGGGAGTTCTGCGTTTTGTCCCGTTTTTCTGTCTGCAATCCGTGCGTGGCGGAATCGACGTGACACGCCGCGCCTTTTCGCCAAGTCTGCCCCTGGAACCGCTGTTGTTCGTATATCCTCTGCTGCTGCCGCCGGGTACGGCGCGCATTTTTCTGCTTAATACCGTTAGTCTGCTTCCCGGAACTCTGAGCGCCGATCTGCGCGGTGATCAGTTGGTGGTACACGGTCTTGATGGTACTCTGCCGCTGTCCAGGGATTTGCAGCGTCTTGAGTCATATGTGGCGGCCCTGTTCGGGCTGCGTCTTGGAGGTAGAGATGGCTGA
- a CDS encoding DUF6290 family protein, with amino-acid sequence MGKSVENPKRYIISCRISDQEMEALQEIAKSHGTSISTLLRRSLNLLEETHDRPQA; translated from the coding sequence ATGGGAAAGTCGGTTGAAAACCCCAAGCGCTACATCATCTCGTGCCGGATCAGCGACCAGGAAATGGAAGCCCTGCAGGAAATCGCCAAATCTCACGGCACCAGCATTTCAACCCTGTTGCGGCGCAGCCTCAATCTGCTTGAAGAAACCCACGACCGTCCCCAGGCGTGA
- the ileS gene encoding isoleucine--tRNA ligase: MDYKESLNLPQTDFPMRGNLPKREPEILQHWQDIGLYEKIEAAGAGRPRFTLHDGPPYANGHIHIGHALNKILKDIVIKSRRMQGFYAPYVPGWDCHGLPIELKVDQQLGSRKKELSKADIRRECRTYADTWVNIQGKEFQRLGVLGEWDNPYLTMNRSYEAATARELARFAERGNLYKGKKPIHWCASCVTALAEAEVEYADHSSPTIYVKFPYRGELPAGLEKLADKPLSFVIWTTTPWTLPANLGVCLNPDLPYAAVDIGDERLVIAEGLVEAVMKEAGIGDFQVSAILSAGDFEGRACRHPFYERDSLIILGDHVTLEAGTGCVHTAPGHGQDDYIIGRKYGLDIYNPVDDYGRYREDLEFFGGLKVPAANDAVIAKLEEVGALLKAGKVSHSYPHCWRCKKPILFRATEQWFISMDANDLRSKSLEHINDVQWIPRWGRERIFGMIENRPDWCVSRQRSWGVPITVFYCEKCGEALADGPTMHHVADLFEQHGSDIWFEWETAQLMPSGSRCGACGHEGFSKEMDILDVWFDSGVSFAAVVEARDYLSAPADLYLEGSDQHRGWFHSSLLCSVGTRDQAPYKAVLTHGFVVDGAGKKMSKSMGNVIAPEEVIKKYGVEILRLWVAAQDYRDDIRISQEILQRLSDAYRRIRNTARYILGNLHDFDPTADSVPDGDLLEIDRWALSRLEGLVTRVERSYDEYEFHVLYHAVHNFCSLDMSAFYLDVLKDRLYITPPKSLARRSAQTAMYRILDALTRLIAPVLSFTADEIWRELPGRREESVHMAGFPRFEASLVDADLETRYERLLKVRADVAKALELARNEKRIGGSLEARVRIAAPAEYQELLSSYAQALPTLFIVSQVELSDHLSDGVAGENVPGLRVAITPAEGEKCARCWNYATSVGQWDAHPEVCHRCQEALS, translated from the coding sequence ATGGACTACAAAGAGAGCCTCAATCTGCCCCAGACCGATTTCCCCATGCGCGGCAACCTGCCCAAGCGCGAACCGGAAATCCTTCAGCACTGGCAGGACATCGGGCTCTATGAAAAGATCGAGGCGGCCGGCGCCGGTCGCCCGCGCTTTACACTGCATGACGGCCCCCCTTACGCCAACGGGCACATCCACATCGGTCACGCTCTCAATAAAATTCTCAAGGACATCGTCATCAAGAGCCGCCGCATGCAGGGCTTTTACGCTCCCTACGTGCCCGGCTGGGACTGTCACGGCCTGCCCATCGAACTCAAGGTCGACCAGCAACTCGGCTCACGCAAAAAGGAGCTGAGCAAGGCCGATATCCGCCGCGAGTGCCGAACCTACGCCGACACCTGGGTCAATATTCAAGGCAAGGAATTTCAGCGCCTGGGCGTCCTGGGGGAGTGGGACAACCCATATCTGACCATGAACAGGAGCTATGAAGCCGCCACGGCTCGCGAACTGGCACGCTTTGCTGAGCGCGGCAACCTTTACAAGGGCAAAAAGCCCATTCATTGGTGTGCCTCCTGCGTCACGGCCCTGGCCGAGGCGGAAGTCGAATATGCCGACCACAGCTCCCCGACCATCTACGTCAAGTTCCCCTACCGGGGAGAACTGCCCGCCGGGCTGGAGAAACTGGCCGACAAGCCCCTCTCCTTCGTCATCTGGACCACCACGCCCTGGACCCTTCCCGCCAATCTCGGGGTCTGCCTCAATCCGGATCTGCCCTATGCGGCGGTCGACATCGGCGACGAGCGTCTGGTGATAGCCGAGGGCCTGGTCGAAGCGGTTATGAAGGAAGCCGGCATCGGCGATTTTCAGGTCAGCGCCATCCTGTCCGCAGGCGATTTCGAGGGCCGCGCCTGCCGCCACCCCTTCTACGAACGCGACAGCCTCATCATCCTCGGCGACCACGTCACCCTGGAGGCCGGTACCGGCTGCGTACACACCGCCCCCGGCCACGGACAGGACGACTACATCATCGGTCGCAAGTACGGCCTCGACATCTACAATCCGGTTGACGACTACGGCCGCTATCGCGAAGACCTTGAATTCTTCGGCGGTCTCAAAGTGCCTGCCGCCAATGATGCGGTGATCGCCAAGCTTGAAGAAGTCGGCGCGCTGCTCAAAGCAGGCAAGGTCAGCCACAGTTACCCGCACTGCTGGCGCTGCAAAAAACCCATTCTGTTTCGCGCCACCGAGCAATGGTTCATCTCCATGGACGCCAACGACCTGCGCAGCAAGTCCCTGGAGCACATCAACGACGTCCAGTGGATTCCGCGCTGGGGCCGCGAACGCATTTTCGGCATGATCGAAAACCGTCCCGACTGGTGTGTGAGCCGCCAGCGCAGCTGGGGGGTGCCGATCACTGTGTTTTACTGCGAAAAATGTGGCGAAGCGCTGGCCGATGGTCCGACCATGCACCATGTCGCCGACCTGTTTGAGCAGCATGGCAGCGACATCTGGTTCGAGTGGGAGACCGCGCAGCTTATGCCCTCCGGCAGCCGTTGCGGCGCCTGTGGGCACGAGGGCTTCAGCAAGGAAATGGATATTCTCGATGTGTGGTTCGACTCGGGCGTGTCCTTTGCCGCCGTCGTCGAGGCACGCGACTACCTCAGCGCACCGGCTGATCTCTACCTCGAAGGCAGCGACCAGCATCGCGGCTGGTTTCACTCCTCGCTGCTATGCTCCGTCGGCACCCGCGATCAAGCCCCCTACAAGGCGGTGCTGACCCATGGCTTCGTCGTCGACGGCGCCGGCAAGAAGATGTCCAAGTCCATGGGCAACGTCATCGCCCCCGAAGAGGTGATCAAAAAATATGGCGTCGAGATCCTGCGCCTGTGGGTCGCCGCCCAGGATTACCGCGACGACATCCGCATCAGCCAGGAAATTTTGCAACGCCTCTCCGATGCCTACCGCCGCATCCGCAACACGGCGCGCTACATCCTCGGCAACCTGCACGACTTCGACCCCACCGCCGACAGCGTCCCCGACGGCGATTTGCTGGAGATCGACCGCTGGGCCCTATCGCGCCTTGAAGGGCTGGTCACGCGCGTGGAACGCTCGTACGACGAGTACGAGTTCCATGTGCTCTATCACGCTGTGCACAATTTCTGCTCCCTTGACATGAGCGCCTTTTATCTCGATGTGCTCAAGGACCGCCTCTACATCACTCCTCCCAAGAGCCTTGCACGGCGCAGCGCGCAGACCGCCATGTACCGCATTCTCGACGCCCTGACCCGGCTCATCGCCCCGGTGCTGTCCTTTACCGCTGACGAAATCTGGAGAGAATTGCCCGGACGGCGTGAAGAAAGTGTGCATATGGCCGGTTTTCCGCGTTTTGAGGCCAGCCTCGTCGATGCCGATCTCGAAACGCGCTACGAGCGGTTGCTCAAGGTGCGCGCCGATGTCGCCAAAGCCCTGGAATTGGCGCGCAACGAAAAACGCATCGGCGGCTCCCTTGAGGCACGGGTGCGGATCGCGGCCCCCGCCGAATACCAGGAGCTTCTTTCCAGCTATGCACAAGCGCTGCCGACGCTGTTTATCGTCTCGCAGGTGGAATTGAGCGACCATCTCAGCGACGGCGTGGCCGGTGAAAACGTTCCGGGCCTGAGGGTCGCCATCACCCCGGCCGAAGGCGAAAAATGCGCGCGCTGCTGGAACTACGCCACCAGCGTCGGCCAGTGGGACGCCCACCCCGAAGTCTGTCACCGCTGCCAGGAAGCGCTGAGCTGA
- the lspA gene encoding signal peptidase II, whose translation MAIKYRILLATLVLVVPLDQLTKIYIDRNFALYESVVVIENFFRITYVRNPGAAFGILADSAMRIPFFISVATLAAIGILWYISRLEPQRRWLPLALALVLAGAVGNLIDRIRLGEVIDFIDVHWYQYHWPAFNVADAAITAGVVMLLIDMWREERQKKTNESSDQRSAQSRK comes from the coding sequence TTGGCTATAAAATATCGCATTCTTCTGGCGACCCTGGTCCTGGTGGTGCCCCTCGACCAACTGACCAAGATTTACATCGACCGTAATTTTGCCCTTTACGAGTCGGTGGTCGTCATCGAGAATTTTTTCCGTATCACCTATGTGCGCAACCCCGGCGCTGCGTTCGGCATTCTCGCCGACAGCGCCATGCGCATTCCTTTCTTTATTTCCGTCGCCACGCTAGCCGCAATCGGCATTCTCTGGTATATTTCCCGCCTGGAACCGCAACGCCGCTGGCTGCCCTTAGCTCTGGCCCTGGTATTGGCCGGCGCCGTCGGCAACCTGATTGATCGCATTCGCCTCGGTGAAGTCATCGACTTCATTGATGTTCACTGGTACCAGTACCACTGGCCGGCATTCAATGTCGCCGATGCGGCCATCACTGCTGGGGTTGTGATGCTGCTCATCGACATGTGGCGCGAGGAAAGACAAAAGAAAACCAACGAAAGTTCCGATCAGCGCAGCGCCCAATCGCGGAAGTAG
- the dksA gene encoding RNA polymerase-binding protein DksA, whose amino-acid sequence MDEGKTEEFRQILQNQLNELLREAGKTVSEMTTEKGNLPDITDLATVESDRNFELRIRDRERKLIKKIREAIERIDSGEFGVCEGCEEEIGEARLRARPVTTLCIDCKTEQERQEKIG is encoded by the coding sequence ATGGATGAAGGAAAAACCGAAGAGTTTCGCCAGATACTGCAAAATCAACTGAATGAACTGCTGCGCGAGGCGGGGAAGACCGTTTCGGAGATGACCACCGAAAAAGGCAATCTGCCCGACATTACCGATCTGGCCACGGTGGAGTCCGACCGCAATTTTGAATTGCGCATCCGTGACCGTGAGCGCAAGCTGATCAAAAAAATCCGCGAAGCCATCGAGCGCATCGACAGCGGCGAGTTCGGTGTCTGCGAAGGCTGCGAGGAAGAAATCGGTGAAGCCAGGCTGCGCGCGCGTCCAGTCACGACTCTGTGCATCGACTGCAAGACCGAGCAGGAACGTCAGGAAAAAATCGGCTGA
- a CDS encoding ATP-binding protein codes for MDGETKDLLHRIHQVLDETDMDFPRQAVEILKVLASRLPISQASLSLVGLKRNSPPQVLRSSGTGPLTPDSADIQPGPGWHPLLDGGTLVFPLNHGSRLLGRLGLHGLSHPDVLAAWQNDLRLVCAQLIFLALNERRLQHERRQNARLQFLTEVSRRINQAPTVHQMLAELLGALVRQGKAVLAAVHPLGADSGVPLPQVEMDVDYRSARACLQQLTAALHGEAQELGRIVRRDHFDQEPFQHLSLPFSTLALPLEFQGHRLGTLVVIFNKDADTPALVSPEGDQPFFCDLAVQVAEAWGRISALQTLERVSRENDRKLREISFLYHISRAMHGTRGLDELVHFILSVTVLPEGPGCERAMLFMINERSRFLQGMLGVTQENGKHAWLPQISQYDLSQPLVPPEIQLEQKKCALSRLVQQQRLALDDPHSAVARAAREGRVVLVKAGAEQHTGIGDLKLGTYICVPLRGRDRVLAVLVTDNCTHALHIDQIDRRFLELFANQAGVAMESAMLVQQIKNAHQELRAAQENLLQTEKLATLGEFAASVAHELKNPLVCVGGFAQRLLKQVPEKTRAWDYAEIIAREVRRVEEMLNNILSFSKRRMMCFAECNIIEVIGSALTLLSRELTEADITIVQQLDPDIPPIVGDHTQLRQVLINLFSNSRDAMSAGGTLTVRAYPSTLRGDPAVTVEVADTGGGIAPEVLRNIFNPFFTTKSAGTGLGLPISHRIVEHHRGTFSVVNNEKGATFTLQLPQTRHRHLPA; via the coding sequence ATGGACGGTGAGACGAAGGATCTGCTGCACCGGATCCATCAGGTTCTTGACGAAACGGATATGGACTTTCCGCGCCAGGCCGTGGAGATCCTCAAGGTTCTCGCCTCCCGCCTGCCTATTTCCCAGGCCTCCCTCAGCCTTGTCGGGCTTAAGCGAAACAGTCCGCCGCAGGTGCTGCGTTCCTCCGGCACGGGGCCGCTAACTCCGGACTCGGCCGACATTCAGCCGGGACCGGGCTGGCATCCCCTGCTTGATGGTGGTACCCTGGTGTTTCCCCTCAACCACGGCAGTCGTCTCCTGGGCCGCCTCGGCCTTCACGGCCTCTCCCATCCCGATGTTCTGGCCGCCTGGCAGAACGATCTGCGTCTGGTCTGCGCACAATTGATCTTTCTCGCCCTCAACGAACGCCGCCTCCAGCATGAACGCCGGCAAAACGCCCGTCTGCAATTTCTCACGGAAGTCAGCCGACGAATCAACCAGGCGCCCACCGTCCATCAGATGCTGGCCGAACTTCTCGGCGCCCTGGTGCGCCAGGGCAAGGCAGTGCTTGCCGCGGTCCATCCCCTTGGCGCGGACAGCGGCGTCCCTCTTCCGCAGGTCGAGATGGACGTCGACTATCGCTCGGCCCGCGCCTGCCTGCAACAACTCACCGCAGCCCTGCACGGCGAGGCCCAGGAACTGGGCCGCATCGTGCGACGCGATCACTTTGACCAAGAACCCTTCCAGCACCTGAGCCTGCCCTTTTCGACCCTGGCCCTGCCACTGGAGTTTCAAGGGCACAGACTCGGCACCCTGGTGGTCATTTTCAACAAAGACGCCGACACCCCCGCACTGGTTTCCCCGGAAGGCGACCAACCCTTCTTCTGCGATCTCGCCGTGCAGGTCGCTGAGGCCTGGGGGCGCATTTCGGCCCTGCAGACCCTGGAGCGAGTCTCCCGCGAAAACGACCGCAAGCTGCGCGAGATTTCTTTTCTCTACCACATCTCTCGCGCCATGCACGGCACCCGCGGCCTCGACGAACTGGTCCATTTCATTCTCTCGGTCACCGTGCTGCCCGAAGGCCCCGGTTGCGAGCGCGCCATGCTTTTCATGATCAACGAACGCAGCCGCTTCCTCCAAGGCATGCTCGGCGTCACCCAGGAAAACGGCAAACATGCCTGGTTGCCGCAGATCTCCCAATACGACCTTTCGCAACCACTGGTGCCGCCAGAAATCCAGTTGGAGCAGAAAAAATGCGCCCTGAGCCGCCTGGTGCAACAACAGCGCCTGGCGCTGGACGATCCACACAGCGCCGTCGCCCGCGCGGCCCGCGAAGGACGCGTGGTCCTGGTGAAAGCCGGTGCGGAACAACACACGGGTATCGGCGATCTCAAACTCGGTACCTACATCTGCGTTCCACTGCGCGGCCGCGACCGTGTTTTAGCAGTTCTGGTCACCGACAACTGCACTCACGCACTGCACATCGACCAGATTGATCGTCGCTTCCTTGAGCTGTTCGCCAATCAGGCCGGGGTCGCCATGGAAAGCGCCATGCTCGTGCAACAGATCAAAAACGCCCACCAGGAGTTGCGCGCCGCCCAGGAGAATCTCCTGCAAACGGAAAAGCTCGCCACGCTCGGCGAATTCGCCGCCTCGGTCGCTCATGAGCTGAAAAACCCCTTGGTATGCGTTGGCGGTTTTGCCCAGCGCCTGCTCAAACAGGTGCCCGAGAAAACGCGCGCCTGGGATTATGCCGAGATCATCGCCCGCGAAGTACGCCGCGTCGAGGAGATGCTCAACAACATCCTCTCCTTTTCCAAACGGCGCATGATGTGCTTTGCCGAATGCAACATCATCGAAGTCATCGGCTCGGCCCTCACCCTGCTCAGCCGGGAACTGACCGAGGCCGACATCACCATCGTGCAGCAGCTCGACCCTGACATCCCCCCCATCGTCGGGGATCACACCCAACTGCGTCAGGTTCTCATCAATCTGTTCAGCAACTCCCGCGACGCCATGAGCGCCGGCGGAACCCTGACCGTGCGCGCCTACCCTTCAACTCTGCGCGGCGACCCGGCAGTCACCGTCGAAGTCGCCGACACCGGGGGCGGCATCGCCCCCGAGGTGCTGCGCAACATCTTCAACCCCTTCTTCACCACCAAATCCGCCGGCACCGGCCTGGGCCTGCCCATCTCGCACCGCATCGTCGAGCATCACCGCGGCACGTTCTCCGTCGTCAACAACGAAAAAGGCGCCACCTTCACCCTGCAGCTCCCGCAAACCCGTCACCGCCATCTACCAGCTTGA
- a CDS encoding nucleotidyl transferase AbiEii/AbiGii toxin family protein, with protein sequence MKDRKNNMAASVRQRLLNRARERREDFGLLLTRFGTERLLYRLGESEYSGAFILKGAMLFPLWGLDEHRPTRDADLLGFGESTEAHLAEVFRDVCRVEVAGIPRAKRSGRGGDDLRECGRRHRGFPDAGLLRHSRRERVCEDLAEGLAGGAPPLKIPEEPPL encoded by the coding sequence ATGAAAGATCGGAAAAATAACATGGCGGCTTCGGTGCGCCAGCGGCTGCTGAACCGGGCGCGGGAGCGTCGGGAGGACTTCGGCCTTCTGCTCACCCGCTTCGGGACCGAGCGCCTGCTCTACCGTCTGGGGGAGTCCGAATACAGCGGCGCCTTCATTCTCAAGGGGGCGATGCTCTTTCCCCTCTGGGGCTTGGACGAGCACCGACCGACCCGCGATGCCGACCTGCTCGGGTTCGGCGAGAGCACCGAGGCGCATCTGGCAGAGGTCTTTCGGGACGTCTGCCGGGTGGAGGTGGCGGGCATTCCTCGGGCGAAACGGTCTGGAAGGGGAGGGGACGACCTTCGAGAATGTGGCCGGCGCCATCGAGGTTTTCCTGATGCCGGTCTGCTTCGCCATTCACGCAGGGAACGGGTTTGCGAAGACTTGGCAGAGGGGCTGGCAGGGGGCGCGCCACCTTTGAAAATTCCAGAGGAGCCGCCGCTGTGA